In Candidatus Pantoea floridensis, the genomic window TTGACTGCTCTTTCTCTTCTTCACTGCGTGCACGGTTGGCCAGCATATCGGCTCGACGCTGTCGCGCGCGGTCAAAGGCGATGCGGCGGCGCTGAATCAGCATCCAGCGGCGGATGATGTGATAAATCACTAGCAGGAAGAACCAGATGCCCACCGACGTTTCCAGACGTGCCAGCAGCGCCTGCGCCGTGGCGAGATAACCGATGCAAGAGGCGAAAGCGGCAACCAGCGGCAAGGCAATCATCAGGTTCCACAGAATGCGGTTAACAAAATTGTCGCCGTTGCCCTCTTTATCCAGATAAAGCGGAATACCGGCACGTTTCAGGCTGACGGTAACAATACTCAGCGCGCCACAAATCAGGATGAAACAGATGCGTCCCAGTGTGCCTGAGAATTGCGGATCGTCGAGATTGGCGAAGGCGATCAGCAGCATGATGAGCGGCACAATCAAGCCAACCGACAGCGAGTAATAGCGCATTGCCCGCGCTACGCGCGCCTGTGGCCAGCGGAAATGCACCACGAATAAACCATCCGGACGGGCAAAGGCGGCGCTGATCATAAAGGCCCACAGCAACGGCAGCGTGGCGGTAATGCCATCGCCAATCGCCACGGCGAACGGATAGGGCCAGGCATGCTGTAAGCCATAACCGAGTGCCGCCCATAGCACCGGCAGCGGCACCGCCACCAAAATCGACCAAAATACGGTACGTAGCGTCAGGCTGAAGCGGTCTTGCGTGACTTTACCGACGCGGCTGGCGGAACGCTGCATAAAGGCGTTGTAGTGACGGCGTGAGCTGATGCTGAAGCCAACCAGTAGCACCGCACCAATAATCGGCAACACGGTTTCGCGGTTGGTGAACATCATCGCCAGCGCTTTGCCGAGCTGGCCAGCGGTGTCCAGCGACAGTAAACGCTTAAGATCCTGCGCCATCTCAACCGGGAAATTCAGGCCGATGGTGTTAACGTCAGCGGTCCAGAATAGATAGCGATGCGTCGCATCTTTGACTTCCGCCAGCGCATCCTGCAGCTGCGTATTGGAAACTTTAAGCTTGGTGATTTCCAGAATCAGCGTATCGCAGCCAGAAATCAGTGAATTCAGTAGCTCGCGCTGGGTTTTTAGCTGGGCTTCAAGAATGCGGGTTTGTTCACTGCTGAACGGGGAGCCGTCATCCTGCTTTGCTTTACGCAGTTCCTGCTGGCGCTCAAGCAGATCCTCGTAATGCAGCCGCTGCACGCGCAGTTGGCCCATCTCGCTATCGATCTGCTGGGATTTTGGCATCTCTGGCAGACGCGCCACCTGCGCACGCAGCGCCTCGCCTAACAGGTTTGATGCTCCCAACCACTGCGACTGCTCGCGGAGCGTGCTGAGCGCCTGACGTACCTGCAAAGTCTGATTGGTGGCAAGCCGCTGCTGCGAAGCGACCAGATCCATGCGCTGCGCTTGCTGATTGAGGTCTGCGGACAACTCGCGGTTAACGCGGAACTGATCGCTGATTGAACTCGGCATATCGCCGCTGTTTTCAGCCAGTTGCTCGGTGCGCTCCAGCGCCAGCTCGGCTTCGCGCTGGCGCTGGTTATTTAGCTGATTACGCAGCGCCTGCAAATAGTTATCCAGCTGGGTGGCTTTGCGCTGATGTACTTCGGCACGCATGCGCGCCAGCTCCTGGCGATTATTGGCGGAGAGCTGAGCCAGTTCCAATTCATCAACGCGCGCCTTGTTCGCGGCATTTTCTGCCTGACGCACGTATATCTGCGCCTGCGCCAGCGGCGTGGTAGCCGCTGAGGTGTTCTGCGCCCGACGATCGCTTTCCGTCATTGCGCGGCGTGCGTCCGTTTGCTGCTGCGGCAGCTGCGAAAGCGAATCGCTGATTTCGCGCGCGCGGTCTTGCTCCTGCTGCGCCTGACGGCCTTCCTCCAGCAGTTGGCTGCTAACCTGCAGTAACTCCTGATCCAGCTCGGCGCTGCTTATATTGCTACGCACCGACTTGCTGCTGTCGGTGAGCGTGGCGATCTGCTGACGGAGTTCCCGCGCCATGCGTGGAAAATCATCAATCACCTGCTGATATTGCTTTGCGCGCTCCAGAGACTCATTGCGCTCATTGAGGAAATTGATTGCCGCTTCCAGCGCCTGCACCTGTTCGGTTTGCGCGGGGGAGTTTTTGGCGGATTTAGCCGCATCCAGTTCCTGCTGAAGCTGGCTGGATTGCGGAATGGTCGCTGCCAATACAGAACTGCTGAGCACCAGGCTCAGCAGCAGAAGGAGAAAAACGCGCACGGGAGAGATTCCGGGTTATTCGCTAAGAGGGACGCTGTTGCCCGGTTGAGGCATGGCGATGGCCAGCGGCTGACCGAGGCGAGTTTTGCTTTCGGCTTCGAGGCTTTCCGCCAGCTTCACGCGGTTAGGCGCGAACAGGTTGATGACCGTTGAACCCAACTTGAAACGCCCCATTTCCTGGCCTTTTAGCAGCACCACCGCACCGTCATGATCGGCAGATGGATAACGCCAGCGTTTGATCACACCCTCGCGCGGCGGCGTTATGGTACCTGCCCACACGGTTTCGATGCTGCCAACGATGGTGGCACCGACCAGGATCTGCACCATTGGGCCGTGATCGGTATCGAATACGCAGATCACGCGCTCATTACGCGCAAACAGATTGGGGATATTGCGTGCGGTCAGCGGATTGACCGAATAGAGATCGCCTGGCACATAGATCATTTCGCGCAGGATGCCGTTACATGGCATGTGGACGCGATGATAATCGCGCGGAGCAAGGTAAGTAGTAACAAACTCGCCGTCGATGAATTGATCCGCCAGATCGTCATTACCCGCCAGCAGCGCCTGCAGGCTGTAAGTGTGGCCTTTGGCCTGGAAGATCTGATCGCCTGCAATGCGGCCAAGCTGGCTGATTGCGCCATCGGCTGGCAGCGCCAGCAAGGAGGCATCAGGATCGATGGGACGTGCACCCTCTTTTAACGGACGCACGAAGAAGTCATTAAAGGTGCGGTAGCTGCTGGTATGAGGCTTGCTGGCTTCCGCCATATCCACTTTGTAGTACCAGACAAAGATATCGATGACCGCTTTAGTGAGCCAGCCACCCCGACGGCTAGCGCCCCAACCGGCGAGTTCGGTGAGCCCTTTTTTAGGCAAAATATGATTCAGGCCGAGTTTAAAACGATCAAACACCGTTGCCTCCTGGCTTAATTACGTGTCGTTAACAAAAAGGGGGCGGATTGTAGCAGCGCCCCAGCTCGTTGGCGAATGTGCCGTTGTACGCGTTAATCCTGGTCTGAGGAAAAGTTTTTACGCGTTTTTACCTGCGCCATGCTCTCCAGAATTCGATGGTAGTTATCGAAGCGGGAGATATCGATCTTACCTTCTTCTACCGCTTGGCGAATGGCGCAGCCAGGATCGGTATCATGCTTACAGTCGCGGAAGCGGCAGCTGCCGAGGTATTCGCGGAATTCGACAAATCCGCGCGTCACCTGCTCCGGCTCAAGATGCCACAAGCCGAACTCACGCACGCCCGGTGAATCGATCACATCGCCGCCTGCCGGAAAGTGATAGAGACGGGAAGCGGTGGTGGTGTGCTGACCCAAACCAGAAACGTTTGAGACATCGTTGGTCAGAATCTCATCGCCCGCTAACTCCAGGCCAAGCAAATTGTTCAACAGGCTCGATTTGCCGACGCCGGATTGACCAGCAAAGATACTCACTCGACCGGTTAAGGCGCTTTCCAGTTCAGCCAAACCATCTTTGGCATGGCTGGAAACCATTAATACGCGATAACCAATATTGCGATAGATCTCCATCTGTTCGTCGACAAACGCGCGGCCTTCAGCATCGAGCAAATCGATTTTGTTGAGCACCAGCAGCGGCTCAACGCCGAGGGTTTCACTGGCAACCAAGTAACGATCGATGATGTTGAGCGACAGTTCCGGCAGGATCGCCGAAACAATGATGATCTGATCGATGTTGGCAGCGATCGGTTTAACGCCGTCATAGAAGTCGGGGCGCGTTAGTACCGTTTTACGATCGTGTACCGCTTCGACGATCCCTTTGCCGCCGCCAATCGCCACACGCCACAATACGCGATCGCCGGTGACCAGCGATCGAATGGTGCGGCGGATATTACAGCGATGGACAACGCCCGCGCTATCTTCCACGTCTGCGTGCATGCCGAAACGGCTAATCACCACGCCATCAGCCGCTTCTCCAAACAGGCTATCATCCGGCTCCGGCTTTTCACTCCGTTGCTGCAGACGACGCTGATGGTTGGCGCTTACGCGACGTTGTTGACCTTTCGACAGTTTGTTTTTACTCACGCATCCTCTCACGGCTTTCGCCAGGCTTCGCCCTGTTGGGCAAAACGTCTATGATACACCTGAAATGAGTTTAATGACGACTTTGGCAACAGGCGGGAAACGCATGACAGCTGGCAATGAAAACAATCTGATTTGGATCGACCTCGAAATGACCGGATTGGATCCGGAACGCGATCGCATTATTGAGATCGCTACTATCGTCACCGATGCTAACCTCAATATCCTGGCGGAAGGGCCGGTGTTCGCCGTGCATCAATCTGACGAGCAGCTCGCGCTGATGGATGACTGGAACGTGCGTACCCATACCAACAGTGGTTTGGTGGCGCGGGTGAAGGCCAGCCAGCACGACGACCGCGCGGCGGAGTTGGCCACCATTGAATTTCTGAAACAGTGGGTGCCGGCGAATACCTCACCGATTTGTGGCAACAGCATCGGTCAGGATCGTCGCTTCCTGTTTAAGTACATGCCTGAACTCGAAGCCTATTTCCACTATCGCTATCTCGATGTCAGCACATTGAAAGAGCTGGCGCGCCGCTGGAAGCCAGACATTCTCCCAGGCTTTAAAAAGTCTGGCAGCCATCAGGCGCTGGATGATATTCGTGAATCTGTCGCAGAGCTGGCGTACTACCGCGAACACTTCCTGCAGCTTTAATCGACTGTGGGTGCGCAGGAAATCATCAGGTTGTCGATTAAAGCAGCGATCGCGCGGAAAGCGCAAAATTTTGCTTTTAGACTCTTGCGACTGAAAGGATTTCTCGTATAATGCGCACCCCGTACCGGTGAAGAATTTCATGTGGCACGGAGCAGTACAGCGAAATACAGAATCGAGCATGTTCATTTGATGCAAGGCGGCAACTGAACGAGTCACAGCGAGCTTACTTCAGTAAGTGACCTGTGCGAGTGAAGGCAGCTAACGCAGCAGCAAATAAACAGGCGAAGATTATGCGGGAATAGCTCAGTTGGTAGAGCACGACCTTGCCAAGGTCGGGGTCGCGAGTTCGAGTCTCGTTTCCCGCTCCAAATTTCGCTAAGCAGTAAACCTCTAATGCGGGAATAGCTCAGTTGGTAGAGCACGACCTTGCCAAGGTCGGGGTCGCGAGTTCGAGTCTCGTTTCCCGCTCCAGAGTTTGTAGTAAACCATCCAAATCACGGATTTAGTCGTTAGCGTGGTTGTTGTGACAAAAATACGAAGATGCAGAATCGAGTATTTGAGTTTGTGACAAGGCAGCCAACGCAGTAGCAGACTAAAATACGAAGATTATGCGGGAATAGCTCAGTTGGTAGAGCACGACCTTGCCAAGGTCGGGGTCGCGAGTTCGAGTCTCGTTTCCCGCTCCAGATTTTTATATTCACTAATGTTATTTGCCCTCAGGCGCAATCAGAATTAAAACTGCTGCAGATCTTTTTTGATCGCATGTGACACCGTTTTTTTCTGGCAATTTTGCACGCCTTGCTCGCACCGGTAATGCTGGTTGTCTGCTGCAGCTATCTTACAGGTTATCCACAATGTGCCTGCATGCTGCTGACGGCGTTTGCCCTCATCTGTAAAACTGTTTTGAACAGAGTTATCCACAGGCTCTGGACAAACCCCTGCCTGCTAAACGCGACGCAAATATTTACAATAATCGCTTAATTGTTTGATTTATAACTGATTAAACCTATTTCAGACTGTAATCTTACCCTTTAGGCAAAATTACGATCTCTGTCACTATTCAGTTGGATAATTTTATTCACAGCGTGTGGAAAAGAGTTTTATCCTGTGCCACTGCTCATTCACGCATCACGTGGCAGACCTTTTTCGACTGCCCGCACCAGCCGCTGTTTCTTCGCCGGCTGCACCTCAACCGCTTGCGCTGCACGTTTTTCTAGCTGCTGAGCCATTGCCCACGTAATATGCTCATCCAGCATCGGATGTTCGCCGCTGCGCAGTGCTAATACCGCCATATTTTCTTCTGCCCACGGCGCGTTGCCTAAAGCCACGGCAATGTTGCGTAACCAACGCAGGTGCCCAATACGACGAATCGCTGAACCTTCCGTAATACGCAGGAATTTTGCCTCATCCCATTTGAATAATTCTGTAAGCGGCGGCGCGTGTAATACGGCGCGCGGTGAAAAGTCATCTTCATCGGTTAACTGGCCATAGCGGTTCCACGGGCAAATCAGTTGGCAATCATCGCAACCATAAATCCGATTACCAATCAGCGGGCGGAACTCTTCGGGAATAGCGCCTTCCAATTCGATGGTGAGATAAGAGATGCAGCGACGCGCATCGACCACGTAAGGCTCGACGATGGCGGCAGTGGGGCAGATAGTGATGCAGGCCACGCAGCGCCCACACTGTTCTTCCTGTGGCTGATCGACCGGCAGCGGCAGATCGATCAGCAGCTCGCCGAGAAAGAACCAGGAACCTGCTTCACGGTTCAGGACGAGCGAGTGTTTGCCGGTCCAGCCCAATCCGGCTTTAACGGCAATCGGGCGCTCGAGAATGGGTGCGGAGTCGACGAAGGGACGGAAATTGAGTTCGCCACAGTGCGCCTGAATCATTTCTCCGAGCTTTTTCAGTCGATTGCGCAATACTTTGTGATAGTCGCGACCCAGCGCATAGCGACTAACATAACCCAGCTGGGGGTTTTTTAGCGTGCTGGCAAAGGCGGCTTTGGCGGGAAGATAGTTCATGCGCACGCTGATCACGCGCAGCGTACCGGGCAGCAGTTCATGTGGACGAGCACGCATCATGCCGTGGCGCGCCATCCAATCCATCTCGCCGTGGTACTGCTTATCCAGCCACTCCTGCAGCCTGGGCTCTTCGGCGCTCAGATCGGTATCGCAAATACCCACCTGTTGGAAGCCGAGTTCGCGTCCCCACTGTTTAATTTGTTGAGCGAGCTGATGAAGATCGAGAGGGTATGACATGAGAAACCAGGCAATTGAAGCAAACGCACGCAGTTTAACACACTCTGTGTGGCCTGCGCAGGCGATGGCGCAACTGGAACGTGATGCTGCTGATAGCCTGGGCTTAACGCTGTATGAGCTGATGCAGCGCGCCGGACAGGCCAGCTATGAACTTGCCCGCCAGCTGTGGCCGCAGGCGAAACACTGGTTGGTGCTGTGCGGGCATGGTAACAACGGCGGCGATGGTTATGTGGTGGCGCGATTGGCGCAGGCGGCTGGGTTGAGCGTGACGCTGCTGGCCTGCGAAGGCAGCAAAGCCTTGCCGGAAGAAGCGCAGCAAGCGCGCGATGCATGGCTGGCGGCGGGAGGCGTGATCCATGCCGCAGATGCGGTCTGGCCGGAACAGATTGATGTGATTATCGATGCGCTGCTTGGCACCGGGCTCAACCGAGCACCGGCGTCACCTTACGATCGCTTAATTGAGTTGACCAATATGCATGCCGCACCGGTGCTGGCGATTGATATTCCCTCGGGTTTAGTCGCGGCTAATGGCACGGCGCCGGGCGAAACGGTGATCGCCGATCACACACTCAGCATGATTGCACTTAAACCCGGGCAATTAACCGGTAAAGCACGTGATTACATAGGTATTTTACATAACCATGAGCTGGGCTTGTCGCCGTACCTTGCCGCTGAGCAGGCACCTATTTCACGTTACGATGCCGCGGACTTAACGCGCTGGCTGCAACCGCGCCGTGCCACATCGCATAAAGGCGATCAGGGGCGTCTGCTGGTGGTCGGTGGTGATAGCGGCACGGCGGGAGCCATTCGTATGACGGGAGAAGCAGCATTGCGCAGTGGTGCCGGGCTTGTGCGCGTGCTCACGCATGAAGATAATATTGGCCCGATTCTCACCGCGCGTCCGGAGTTGATGGTTGACGCACTGAGTGACGAACGCCTCGATCAGGCGCTGGAATGGGCGGATGTCATCGCAGTTGGACCGGGGCTTGGCCAGCGGGACTGGGCTCAGAAGGCACTGAAAAAGATTGCGGCCAGTGAAAAGCCGATGCTTTGGGATGCGGATGCGCTTAACCTGCTGGCAATCAAGCAGGATAACCGTCAGAATCGCATCATTACGCCGCATCCCGGCGAAGCGGCGCGCTTGCTGGGTGTAAAAACCAGTAAGATTGAGAGTGACCGCTTACATGCAGCACGCGCCCTGGCGAAACGCTACGGCGGTGTGGTGGTACTGAAAGGTGCAGGCACGGTGATTGCCAGCGCGGCGGGAGAGTTAGCCATTGCGGATGTCGGCAACGCCGGCATGGCATCTGGCGGCATGGGCGATGTGTTAAGCGGCATTATTGCCGCGCTGATCGGCCAGAAATTGACATTACTTGAGGCAGCCTGCGCAGGCTGCGTCGCGCATGGGGCAACAGCCGATGCCGTTGCGCATCAGCGCGGTACACGCGGTATGTTAGCCACTGATTTGTTCGAGCTGCTGTGGCAGTTTGTTAATCCAGAGATGATCCAACAATAAAGCATGAAGAGCTGTGTTATCCCTTTGCCCGATGAGGCGGCAACCCTGAATCTGGGTGCGCAATTGGCGCGCGTCTGCAATAGCGCGCTGGTGATCTATCTTTATGGCGATTTGGGTGCCGGTAAAACCACCTTCAGCCGTGGTTTTCTGCAGGCGCTCGGCCATCAAGGCAATGTAAAAAGCCCAACGTATACCTTGGTTGAGCCCTACGAACTGGGGTCGCGTACGCTGTATCATTTTGATCTTTATCGTCTTGCCGATCCGGAAGAACTGGAGTTTATGGGCATCCGCGACTATTTCAGCGGTGATGCGCTATGTCTGGTGGAGTGGCCGCAGCAGGGCACCGGCGTGCTGCCTGAGCCTGATTTAGCGTTGACGTTGCGCTATGTCGATGCAGCACGTGAAGCCGAAATCAGCGCGGTGTCCGCCACTGGCGAAGCGCTGTTACTCCAATTCCAGCAAGGCAGGAATCCGGCATGATGTCACGGATGAAGATCATGATAGTGGCATTGCTGTGCCTGTTTTCTGCTTCAGCGCTTGCCGCCACGTTATCCGATATTAAAGTTGAAAACGGCGACAGCCAGGCCACAGTGACCTTGAGTTTCAACGGCCAGCCGGTTTACGGCTTTTTCCCGCTGCATAATCCCAATCGCGTGGTGCTGGATATTCGCCAGAGCGGCGCGATTAAAAGCTTGCCGCTGAATTTCAGCGGCGAAAATATTGTGCAGCGCATTCGCAACAGCCAGCCCAAAGATAAGCAAAGCCTGCGTTTAGTGTTTGAGTTGACACAGCCGGCGCAAACGCGCGCCAGCACGCAGCGCGAAGGCAATAATTATCGCGTGGTGTTCACTATTCGCGGCACGCAGCCAGTAAAACGCGCTGCCGCTGCGCCAGTCACTACCGCGCGTGAAAGTCAGAATCAAAGCAGTTCGAGCAATCCGTTCAACGCCAATCCGGTCACTGCCGTTACCAGCAGCGATACGACCGTGCGTCCAGCCACATCGTTGAGCCGCAATGATGTGGTGATTGTGGCGATTGATGCTGGGCACGGTGGGCAGGATCCAGGTGCATCCGGACAAAACGGTTTGCATGAGAAAAATGTCACCATTTCCATTGCGCGTAAGTTGAAGGCGCTAATGGACAGAGATCCGATGTTCAAACCGGTACTGACGCGCAGCGGCGACTATTTCATCTCGGTTATGGGCCGCTCCGAAGTGGCGCGTAAAGAGAACGCTAACCTGTTAGTGTCGATCCACGCCGACGCCGCGCCCAACCATTCCGCTACCGGCGCATCGGTGTGGGTGTTGTCTAATCGTCGTGCCAACAACGAAATGGCCAACTGGCTGGAACAGAAAGAGAAACAGTCTGAACTGCTGGGCGGCGCGGGCGATCTGCTGGCAAACAGCCAGGCCGATCCCTATCTCAGCCAGGCGGTACTGGATCTGCAGTTTGGCCATTCACAGCGCGTAGGCTATGACGTCGCGGTTAAAGTCCTGCAGCAGCTGCGCGGTATTACGCCGCTGCATAAACGTCTGCCGGAACATGCCAGCCTTGGCGTCTTACGTTCCCCGGATATCCCTTCTTTACTGGTCGAAACCGGCTTTATTAGTAACGCCGCGGAGGAGCGGCTGCTTGGTAGCAGCGCGTATCAGGAGAAGATTGCTCAGTCGATTTATAAAGGGCTACGCAATTATTTCCTTACGCATCCGCTGCAATCGATCCCAAAGGAGGAAAACCGGCCGCTGGACAGCGCACCAGCGGTTAGCGTTGCCAGCAATCCGGCGAGCGGCACGGTGCAATACACCGGCGCGACGCAGCGTCATACCGTTGCGCGTGGCGAAACGTTATCAGGTATCGCCGCGAAATATGGCGTCAGCATGGCAACGCTACGTGAGCTGAACAGCCTGAAGCGCGATGTCGTTTGGGTGGGACAACGCCTGAAAGTGCCGGCGAAATCCAGCGTCAGCGTTGCGGCGGCAAGTCGTCCTACGCGGCACAAAGTGGTGCGCGGCGATTCGCTAACGGCGATTGCCGCGCGCTATGGCGTGAGCTCAAAAGCGATCATGCAGGCGAATAATATGAAGTCGAGCAATGTGATGCTGGGGCAAAACCTAAAAATTCCGCAATCCTGATTGTTGGCTCCGCGTGAGCCAACCAGCCAGAAGGATCACCACCATGCCAATACAGATTTTACCGCCGCAGCTGGCGAACCAGATTGCCGCAGGCGAAGTGGTTGAGCGTCCGGCATCGGTCGTAAAAGAGCTGGTGGAAAACAGCCTCGATGCCGGCGCAACGCGTATTGATGTTGATATTGAGAAAGGTGGCGCCAAACTTATCCGCATTCGTGACAACGGCTGCGGCATCGCGAAAGCCGAGCTGGCCATGGCGCTGGCACGGCATGCCACCAGTAAGATAGCCTCGCTCGATGATCTAGAAGCGATCGTCAGCCTCGGTTTCCGTGGCGAAGCGCTCGCCAGTATCAGCTCGGTTTCTCGTTTAACCCTCACGTCACGCACCGCCAATCAAACTGAAGCGTGGCAAGCCTATGCCGAAGGGCGCGATATGGAGGTGACGGTGAAACCCGCGGCGCATCCCGTGGGAACCTCGCTAGAAGTGCTCGATCTGTTCTACAACACGCCCGCACGCCGCAAATTTATGCGCACCGAAAAAACCGAATTTACTCATATTGATGAGGTGATTCGTCGTATTGCGCTGGCACGCTTTGATGTTGCCATTTCACTCAGCCATAACGGCAAGTTGATGCGTCAGTATCGCGCGGTCAGCGAGGAGACGCAGCGCGAGCGGCGTTTAGGCGCGATTTGTGGCACCACGTTTATGCAGCATGCGTTACGTATTGATTGGCAGCATGACGATTTAGCACTGCGTGGTTGGGTGGCCGATCCAAACGGCTCGCGACAGGTTACCGATCTGCAATATTGTTACGTCAACGGGCGTATGATGCGCGATAAGCTGATCAACCACGCCATTCGCCAGGCGTATCAAACGCAGCTTGGCGATGATCAGCAGCCGGCTTACGTGCTGTATCTCGAGATCGATCCGCATCAGGTGGATGTCAACGTCCATCCGGCTAAGCATGAGGTGCGTTTCCATCAGTCGCGTCTGGTACATGATTTTATCTGGCAGGGCGTGATGAGTGCGCTGCAAGCCAGCCGCGCGCCGGAACTGCCGATTGCACACGCTGAAGAGCCCGCACCCAAATGGCAGCCAGAAAACCGCCAGGCGGCGGGTGCTAATCACTTTGCCCAGCCGAGCAACACGCCGCGCAACGGATCTGCTGCCGGCGCGAGTGCCAATTGGCAGAATAAAGAACCCAGTTACAGTGCGCGCGAAGGCGCTGCCTATAAGCAGCTGATTAAAACACCAGCGGCCGAAGCGCCGCGCGCCGCGCCTGCACCCGTTCGTCAGCCCGAGCCACGTGAAGCACCGTTAAGTGCTCATGCACAAAGTTTTGGTCGCGTGTTAAGCGTGTTGCAGGATCGCTACGCGCTGTTGGAACGGGGTAACCAACTGCAATTATTATCCCTGGCGGTTGCGGCTCGCTGGCTAAAACAGGCCCAGCTGCAGCCAGGGGATGAGGGATTAAAACCGCAGCCGTTGCTGATCCCGGTTCGCCTGAAAATTGCCGGGCAAGAGCTCGCCGTTATCGATTCCCATTCAATGCTGCTGAGCGTAATGGGCATTGATTTACAACGAGAAGGACAGCATGTGACGCTGCGTGCCGTTCCTTTACCGTTACGAACACAAAATTTACAAATCTTGATTCCAGAACTGTTAGGCTACTTGGCCCGGCAGCAAGAGGTTTCTGCATCCACGTTAGCCCAATGGTTGGCGCGGCGCGATGATGCAGAAGACGCTCACTGGAATCACTCGCAGGCGATTACGTTGCTGGCAGAGCTGGAAAGGCTTTGTCCGCAACTGCTGAAGTCGCCGCCTTCAGGTCTGTTACAGACTATTGAGATTGAGAGCGCGATTAACGCGTTGAAGCATGAGTGAACTAAACCAGGCTAGCCGGCCAAAGGCAATATTTTTGATGGGGCCTACCGCCTCCGGTAAGACGGCATTAGCGATTTCGCTGCGTCAGCAACTTCCGGTGGAACTTATTAGCGTTGACTCTGCCTTAATCTATCGCGGGATGGATATTGGCACGGCGAAACCGTCGGCAGAAGAGTTAGCACTGGCGCCCCATCGTTTGCTGGACATTCGCGATCCGGCGGAAGCGTATTCCGCCGCAGAGTTTCGTCGCGATGCGCTGGCAGAAATGGCGGAAATCACCCAGAAGGGGAAGATTCCGCTGCTTGTTGGTGGAACCATGCTCTATTTCAAGGCGTTACTTGAAGGATTGTCACCGTTGCCCTCGGCCGATCCCGAGGTGCGTCAGCGGATAGAGCAAATGGCGGCGGAGAAAGGGTGGGAAGCCCTGCACCGCCAGCTGTGTGAAATCGATCCGGTCGCCGGTAGTCGTATTCATCCGAATGATCCGCAGAGACTTTCGCGAGCACTGGAAGTTTTTTTTATTTCGGGTAAAACTTTAACGGAACTGACAAAAACCTCCGGCGAAGCGTTACCCTACGACGTGTCCCAATTTGCGATTGCACCTGTGAATCGCGAACTGATACATCAACGCATTGCGTTGCGTTACGACCAGATGCTAGCGTCAGGATTTGAAGCGGAGGCTCGTGCACTGTTTGCACGAGGTGATTTGCATACGGAT contains:
- the miaA gene encoding tRNA (adenosine(37)-N6)-dimethylallyltransferase MiaA, translating into MSELNQASRPKAIFLMGPTASGKTALAISLRQQLPVELISVDSALIYRGMDIGTAKPSAEELALAPHRLLDIRDPAEAYSAAEFRRDALAEMAEITQKGKIPLLVGGTMLYFKALLEGLSPLPSADPEVRQRIEQMAAEKGWEALHRQLCEIDPVAGSRIHPNDPQRLSRALEVFFISGKTLTELTKTSGEALPYDVSQFAIAPVNRELIHQRIALRYDQMLASGFEAEARALFARGDLHTDMPSIRCVGYRQMWSYLSGEIDYDEMVYRGICATRQLAKRQMTWLRGWPEVHWLNSDEPELARNAVLKVVSA